Genomic DNA from Pseudomonas fluorescens:
GTGGTTTCGCCATCGGCGCGGTGTTGTTGCTGATCATCTTCGCCGGTGCACTCTTCGCCCCGTGGCTGGCACCTTACGACCCTTATGCGCAAGACGTGATGCTGCGCATGAAACCGCCGGTGTGGATGGCCAACGGCACCTGGGAATACGTCCTCGGCACCGACAAGCTGGGCCGTGACTACCTGTCGCGCTTGCTCTACGGCGCACGGATTTCGCTGTTCATCGGCATCGCGGCGGCGCTGATTTCCGGCTTTATCGGCACCGTCATGGGGCTGTTGGCGGGTTACTACGGCGGCAAGGTCGATGCGTTTATCAGCTACCTGATCACCACCCGGCTGGCGATGCCGGTGGTGATGGTCGCGCTGGCCTCCGCCTCGCTGATGGGCGGTTCGCTGAAAGTGGTGATCGTGCTGCTCGGTTGCCTGTTGTGGGATCGCTTCGCGGTGGTGGTCAGGGCTTCGGTGCAACAGATTCGCGATGCTGAATATGTGGCCTCGGCCCAGGCGCTCGGCTGCTCGACCCTGCGCATTCTGGTCAGTGAAATCCTGCCCAATCTGGTCGGCGCGCTGATCGTCGTCGCGACCCTGGAAATGGCCCACGCGATCCTGCTGGAGTCGGCCCTGTCGTTCCTCGGCGTTGGCGTGCAACCGCCGACGCCGTCCTGGGGTTTGATGATCGCTGAAGGCAAACCCTACATGTTCTTTTCCCCGTGGGTCATCGCCATTCCCGGCGTCGCCCTGATGATTCTGGTGCTGGGCATCAACCTGGTCGGCGACGGCCTGCGCGATCTGATCCTGCCCGACGGTCGCAACTGATAGACGGCCTTACTAATAGAGGGTACCGGACATGGCACTACTCCATGTTGAAAACCTGCGCGTGGACATCCCGATGGGCAACAGCCCGACGCCGGATGACATGCTGCATGCCGTGCGCGGTCTGGATTTTGAAGTCGAGCGCGGTGAAATGCTGTGTATCGTCGGCGAATCCGGCTGCGGTAAATCCCTGACCTCGCTGGCGCTGATGGACCTGTTGCCACGCAAGGCCAGACGCACCGCGTCCCGGCTGACGCTGGACGGCATCGACATGCTCGGCCAGAGCGAGCGGCGCATGTGCGACCTGCGCGGCAATCGTCTGGCGATGATTTTCCAGGAACCGATGACCTCGCTGAACCCGGCCTACAGCATTGGCGATCAGCTCAGCGAAGTACTGACCCAGCATCGCAAGGTGTCACGCAAGGATGCCCTGGCGCGCGCCGCGCAGATGCTGGAGAAAGTCGGTATCAGCAACGCCGCCGAACGCTTGCGCCAGTACCCGCATCAACTGTCTGGCGGTTTGCGCCAGCGGGTGATCATCGCCATGGCGTTGATGTGCGAGCCGGACCTGATCATCGCTGATGAACCCACCACGGCACTGGACGTGACCATCCAGGCGCAGATCCTGCGCTTGATCCGCGACATTCAGAAAGAGCTCGGCCTGGCGGTGATTTTCATCACCCACGACCTTGGGCTGGTGGCACGAATCGCCGATCGGGTCGCGGTGATGTATGCCGGGGAAATCGTCGAAACCGCCCCTGCCCGGCAACTGTTCGAAAACCCACAGCATCCGTACACCCGTGGTCTGCTGGCCAGTATTCCAATCCCTGGCCGGACCAAACCGGGCGAGGCCCTGGGTTCGATTCCAGGCCTGGTGCCGAGCCTGGTGGGCGAACAGCAAGGTTGTGCGTTCCGCAATCGTTGCGCCCAGGCGATAACGGCCTGCGCGCAAGACATCCCCGAAATCGAACAGGACGGCCACATGGCGCGCTGCCTGTTCGCCGCACCGGCCCCGGCGCCGATACGCCTTCAAGAGAGGGCTCGGTCATGAAAAAAGACATTGCCTTGGAGCTGTGCGACATCCGTCGCGAGTTTCGGATCAACAAGGGCTTTTTCAAACCCACCGCCACCCTGAAAGCCGTGGATGGTGTTTCCCTGCGCCTGATGCGTGGCGAGACCCTCGGCCTGGTAGGTGAGTCCGGTTGCGGAAAAAGTACCCTGGCAAAGCTATTGCTCGGCCTGTTGGCGCCAACCAGCGGCGATGTGCTGATCAATGGCAAACATCTGGCAGCGACGGATCGCAAGGCAATGGCCCGGCACATCCAGCCGATATTCCAGGACCCGTATTCCTCGTTGAACCCACGCAAGACGCTGCGCGAAATCATTACCCTGCCGCTGATCGTGCATGACATCGGCAGCCCGGCCGAACGGCGCAAGAAGACCGAAGCGATGCTCGATGTGGTCGGCCTGCCCAAGCGCGTCATCGACAGTTATCCAAGCCAACTGTCCGGCGGCCAACGGCAACGGGTGGCCATTGCCCGGGCGTTGATCATGCGTCCTGACGTGTTGATCTGCGACGAACCCACCTCGGCGCTGGACGTGTCGGTGCAGGCACAGATTCTCAACCTGCTGCAAGACCTCAAGCGCGAATTCGGCCTGACCTATCTACTGATCAGCCATAACCTGGCGGTCATCGAACACCTCGCCGACCGGGTCGCGGTGATGTACCTGGGGCGCATCGTCGAAGAACGTACGCGCGAATCGTTATTCGCCAAACCCGGCCATCCTTATACCCGTGCCTTGCTGGATTCGGTGCTCACGCCCGATCCGCGCCTGGGCATTCCCGAAATCGGCCTGCACGGCACCTTTCCCAATCCGATGTCACCGCCCTCCGGTTGCGCCTTCCATCCACGCTGCCCGAGCTGCTTCGCTCCCTGCAAAACGGCCTACCCGGCCAATGATCCGATTATCGGCGGCAACGTGCGTTGCCACCTCCACGACAGTCCCGCCCAAACACTGGAGCTTGTCCACTCATGAGTCGTTCACTGGCCATCAGCAACACCACCGAACAATTCGATAACGGCGCATTTTTCAACCTGCTCGAACGCAGCGTCGCCTTGCACACCGAAAGCCAGGCAACAGACAGCCGGCCCGAGTTGTATCGCTACCTCCATGAATTCATTACCCCGCATGTCGAGGCGATGGGATTCAGCGTCAAGATCTATGACAACCCAGTGGCAGAGCGCGGCCCCTTCATGATCGCCACGCGCATTGAACATCCGGAACTGCCGACCGTGCTCAGCTATGGTCACGGTGATGTGGTACGCGGCTATGACGCGCAATGGCGTGAAGGCCTGTCGCCGTGGCAAGTCATTGCCGAAGGCGATCGCTGGTACGGCCGCGGCACGGCGGATAACAAAGGCCAGCACCTGATCAACCTGACCGCGCTGGAGCAAACCCTCAAGGCTCGCGACGGCAAGCTGGGTTTCAACGTCAAACTGCTGCTGGAAATGGGCGAAGAAGAAGGCTCGCCGGGCTTGAATGCATTCTGTGCCGCCCACAGTAAAGAGCTCGCCGCGGATGTTTTCATCGCCTCGGACGGCCCGCGCCTGGCAGCCTCACGACCGACGATTTTTCTCGGTTCACGCGGAGTGTTCAACTTCGAGCTGGTGGTCAATCTGCGCGAAGGCGCTCATCACTCCGGCAACTGGGGCGGGTTGCTGGCCAACCCAGGCATCATCCTGGCCAATGCCATCGCGAGCATGGTCGATGAACACGGTCGGGTGAAAGTGGCGGGCCTGATGCCTGAATCACTGCCTGAGCCGGTTCGCCAGGCACTGGCCGATATTGACGTCGGTGGCGGACCGGGCGATCCGGACATCGACGCCAACTGGGGTAACCCGGAGCTATCCCTGAGCGAAAAAGTGTTCGGCTGGAACACCCTCGATGTCATCGCCTTCAAGACCGGCAACCCGGACGCCCCCGTGCATGCGATCCCCGGCAAGGCCAATGCCCACTGCCATATCCGTTTCGTGGTGAACAGCGACTACACGACCTTTATCCCGGCGGTGCGTGCCCACCTGGATGCCCATGGTTTCAGCAATGTCGAGGTCAAGCAAAGCCGCATCGACGTGATGCATGCCACTCGGCTGGACCCGCAAAGCCCATGGGTCAATTGGGCGCTCAGCTCCTTGGCACAGACCACCGGCAAAAAACCTGCACTGCTGCCAAACCTCGGTGGCTCGCTGCCCAACGATGTGTTCGCCGACGTGCTCGGCCTGCCAACCTTGTGGGTGCCACACTCGTACCCGGCCTGCTCGCAACATGCGCCGAACGAGCACTTGCTGGCACCGGTGGTCAAGGAAAGCCTGCAAATCATGGCCGGGCTGTTCTGGGACTTGGGCAACGACGCGGCACGCCTGACCCAGGAACATCAGTTGCGGGAGCAGGCGCAATGAGCGCCACGGCACAACAGGCGCTGGACTGGCTGGCTGACCAGCGCCCAGCCATGGAAGCGCTGCTGCAGCGTATCGTCGACACCGATTCCAACAGCTATGACAAGGCCGGCGTCGACGCGGTGGGGGCGCTGCTCGCGGCTGAACTGGAAGCCGACGGCATCCTGCTCAAGCGCATGCCGGTGGAGAGTTTTGGCGACGTGATGCTCGCCGAAGTGCCAGGCGAACCTGGCAAGCCAGTGCTATTGCTGGGCCATCGCGACACGGTGTTCCCCAAAGGCACCACCACGACGCGTGGCTACAGCCGCGATGGCAACCTCGCCTTTGGCCCCGGCGTCGCCGACATGAAAGGCGGTCTGGTGCTCAATTGCTTCGCGCTCAAGGCTCTCAAGCGTGCCGGAGCGTTGCCCTATCCGGTGCAGGTCCTGTACACCGGTGACGAAGAAATCGGCTCCGGCAGCGCCAGAACCCATATCGAACACGCCGCCCGTGCCGCCCGCGCCGTGCTCAATACCGAACCCGGTCGAGCCAGCGGCAACGTGGTCAGCGCCCGCAAAGGCGGCGCCACGCTGATCATCGAAGTCAGCGGGCGCGCGGCGCATGCCGGGGTCAATCATGCCGACGGCGCCAGCGCCATCGAGGCCCTGGCACGCAAGATCGTCAAGCTCCATGCCTTGACCGATTACTCGGCAGGCATCACGACTAATGTGGGCCTGATATCCGGAGGCACGTCCAGCAACACCGTCGCGCCTAGCGCCTGCGCGCGGCTGGACGTACGCTTCATCGAACTCAAGCACTGGGATCAAATCCTTAGCGCAATCCTGGCCATCGTCGCCGAAGAAGAATTGATCGGCACCCACGCCATCCTCAAGGAAGCGACTACTTTCCTGCCGATGGAGGCCCGTCACAGCGAACGGCTGCTGCAGATCTACCAACAAAAAGCCCTGGCGCTGGGTTTCAGCGTCGAAGGCGAGTTCACCGGCGGTTGCGCCGACTCCGGGTTCACCGCCAGCCTGGGCATTCCAACCCTGTGTGGCCTCGGGCCGGTGGGGGGCAAGGTCCACACCAATCGTGAATACCTGGAGCTGGACACGCTGGTGCCTCGCGCCCAGGCATTGGTGGCGACCATCCTGGCTGTCGGTGAAAGCGGTTGATGGCCCGGTTTCAAGCGTCCCATGGGGCCACTGCGTCAACGTCAATGGCGTAGCGTTCAATAGCCTCGGCACAGACACTGGCGTCCAGACGCCCCTCATGCACCAGGGAGGTCAGCGCACTGAGGACGATCTGGTGGCGGTCCACTTCGAAGAACCTGCGCAGTTGGCTGCGGGTATCGCTGCGGCCAAACCCGTCGGTGCCGAGTACGGTGTAATGGCCATCGAGATAACTGGCGATCAACTGGGGCAAGGCGCGCACGTAATCGGTACAGGCAATGATCGGCGTCGAGTCGTGGAGGCATTCCTGAACATGACTGCATTTGGCAGGTTGTCCGGGGTGCAGGCGATTCCGGCGCTCCACTTCACGCGCATCCCGGGCCAACTCGGTGAAGCTGGTCACGCTCCAGACCTGACTGTCGATACCCCAATCGCTCGCCAGCAACTCGGCGGCGGCAATCACTTCGCGCAGGATGGCGCCGGAACCCAATAACTGAACACGCCCACGCGCATCCTCGACTTCATGCCGGGCAAACAGATACATGCCCTGGATAATGGCCTGTTCGACACCTTCAGGAAGGTTGGGCTGCGGGTAGTTCTCGTTCATCAAGGTGACGTAGTAAAACTCGTCCACCTGGCGCTCCAGCATCTGGCGCATGCCGTGATCCAGGATCACCGCGAATTCACCCGCGAACGCAGGATCATAGGCACGACAGTTGGGCACCATCGACGCCATCACGTGACTGTTACCGTCCTGGTGCTGCAAGCCTTCGCCCCCCAGGGTCGTGCGGCCTGCGGTGGCACCGAGCAGAAAACCGCGGGCCCGTTGATCCGCCGCCGCCCAGATCAGGTCGCCGATGCGCTGGAAGCCGAACATCGAGTAGTAGATGTAGAACGGCAGCATCGGCAAGCCATGCACCGAATAGCTGGTCGCCGCTGCCACCCAGGAACTGATCGCCCCCGCCTCGCTGATGCCCTCTTCGAGAATCTGCCCGTCCAAGGCTTCCCGATAACTGAGGATCGAACCGATGTCCTCCGGCTCGTAACGCTGCCCCACGCTGGAGTAGATGCCGATCTGCTTGAACAGGCTGGCCATGCCGAAGGTACGCGCTTCATCCGCCACGATCGGCACGATGCGCGGCCCCAGTTGCTTGTCCCGGAGCAAGCCGCTGAGCATCCGCACGAAGGCCATGGTGGTGGACATTTCCTTGCCTTGGGCGGCGATGGCAAACCCGGCGTAGCTGTTTACGTCGGGCACGGCCAATGACGCGCAGGCCGAAGATCGCGCAGGCAGGTAGCCGCCCAATGCCCGGCGCCGTGCATGCAGATAACGCATTTCCGCGCTGTCGTCGCTCGGCTTGAAGAAGCTCAGCGAGGTGGCCTGTTCATCGGTCAATGGCAGGTTGAAACGGTTGCGGAACGCGATCAACGCCTCACTGTCGAGTTTCTTCTGCTGGTGCACGGTCATCTTGCCCTGCCCGGCGTCACCCATGCCGAAGCCCTTCTTGGTCTGGGCCAGGATGACCGTCGGTTTCTTGCCCTCGAGCATTGCGCTTTGATACGCGGCAAAGATCTTCACCAGGTCATGACCACCGCGTTTGAGGCGGTCGATCTGCTCGTCGGTCAGGCCTTCGGCCAAATCCGCCAGGGCTGCGTCCTGGCCGAAGAAATGCTCACGGTTGAAGCGCCCATCCTTGGCCGCGAACGTCTGGAACTGGCCATCGACCGTAGCCGACAAGGCCCGGACCAATGCGCCATCCTTATCCCGGGCGAACAACCTGTCCCAGTCGGAACCCCAGACCAGCTTGATCACGTTCCAGCCCGCACCGCCGAACAACGCCTCGAGCTCGTCGATGATGCGACCGTTGCCACGCACCGGGCCGTCCAGCCGCTGCAGGTTGCAATTGACCACCCAGACCAGGTTATCCAGCCCTTCGCGCGCCGCCAGGGTCAGCGCCGACATGCTTTCCGGCTCATCCATTTCACCGTCGCCAAACACGCCCCAGACGGTGCGCCCCGAGGTGTTTTGCAGGCCGCGGTGCTCCAGATAACGCATGAAACGCGCCTGGTAGATCGAGCTGATCGGACCGATCCCCATGGAGCCCGTCGGGAACTGCCAGAAGTCCGGCATCAACCAGGGATGCGGATAACTCGACAACCCCCGGGCGCCATTGGCGCGTGCGCCGATCTCTTGTCGATAGTGCTGCAGATCCTTTTCTTCCAGGCGTCCCTCGAGGAACGCCCGGGCATAGACGCCTGGCGCAGAGTGAGGTTGGTAGAACACCAGATCACCGCCGCCGGTTGGGGTGCGCGCCTTGAAGAAGTGATTGAAGCCCACTTCAAACAAATCCGCCGCACTGGCATAACTGGCGATGTGTCCGCCCAATTCGCCATAGGCGTGATTGGCCCGGGCAACCATCGCCAGGGCATTCCAGCGCATGATCGATGCCAGACGCTCCTCCATGGCCAGATCCCCGGGAAACGCCGGTTGCTGCTCAACGCTGATGGTATTGATGTAGGGGGTGCCATGGCTGGGTCGCCAGCCGATGCCCGAAGTGCTAGCCACGGCCAGCAGCATGTCGAGGATCTGTTTGGCCCGGTCCGTGCCGCCGTGGGCGGCGACCGACAGCAAGGCCTCGCGCCACTCGGCCATTTCTTCATCCTCAACAGCCTGGACCGGCCATTGGGCATGGGGATTGGACAGGTTCATAGGCAACTCCTGCTGGTGTCGGGTATCGCTTCAAGGTGGCGCGAGTGGCTCACTCGGGCGAGGCGTTTTACCTGTTCTACCGCCGCAATGACGGAGCGTTCGCCCGCCTCGTCCGGTGCGACCGGATAGAGGCATGGCTGATCAATGGAAAGGTCGTGCAAGAAGCGCTCATCCAGTTCACCGAGCACCACAAAACAGTAGTCACTCTTGGCCACTTGCACGCCAACCAGCTTGCCATTCACGGTATTCACCGTATCGACATGGATCAGCGCAACATTGTCAAAACAGCTGAACCCCTGATGGATCAAATCGATATGATCGCTATCGAGTCCGCTCACGATGACCACGATACGCGTACAACTGGAAGGTTCGCGCATCCACTTCATTGCGTGGATACGCCCCTCGACGGTTCGGCTCATAAGCGTTGCCTTTCTGGTTTCAACAGGCGAATTGACGAGGACTGGGTTAAATGACGCCGCGCGCCTGCAGCACGCTTTTGGCCAGACTCCGGGTCGCCGATAGCACCTCTTCCACCTGTCGATCCATCGCCGCAGTGGATGAGGCGATCGTTCCCAGTTCGACGACGCGCAGCGGGTGGCCGCAGACGGATCCCAGCCAGGTCAGGCCAGGAACCGTGCCGACTTCCAGTAAAAAGCTGCCGTGGGGGACGCAGCGCAACAGTTGGCTGGCATAACACGCGTCGCCCCCGGCGGACGGCTCCGGGCTGGAGCCGACCCGCAACCAGTCGACCAACAACGCCTCGGATTGCGTGACGGCCAGATAAGCCACCTGGTCCCAGTCATCTATCGTCACGTGCAGCTTGTCGATCATGTATTTGGGCAATGCGGCACTGGTCACGATGACCACCCCGGCATCCGCCGAAGGTTCCTTGATCCAGACTGCGGATTGCGATATCCCATGCATGGCGGTACTCCCGGCGGTTGGGTTGCAGCGGCTTGCTCCGAGCGGCGATCCGACGATGAGGCCGTGACATTCAACATGCATGCCGACTGCCCCACCGCCTCGTGAGCAAGCGCTCGCCTACAGGTCACTGGCGTGAATCAGCCGTTGCGGAACAGGAAGCTGTAGGCATTCAGCGCCGGTGCCCCGCCCAAGTGCGCGTAAAGCACTTTCGAGCCTTCGGGGAACTCGCCACGGCGGACCATTTCAATCATCCCGTGCATGGATTTTCCTTCGTACACCGGATCGGTCAGCACACCTTCCAGGCTGCCGCACAGGCGAATCGCTTCCAGCGTGCCGTCGTTAGGCAAACCGTATTCCGGATAGGCGAACCGCGTATCGAGCACCACGTCCTCTTCGGTGATTTCGCGGCCCAACTCCACCAGTTCTGCGGTATGCCGGGCGATACGCAGAATCTGGGCCTTGGTTTTCTCTGGCTTGGCCGAGGCATCGATGCCGATCACGTTCTTCGAGCGGCCGTCCGCGGCGAAACCGACGACCATGCCGGCCTGGGTACTGCCAGTCACGGAACAGACCACGATGTAGTCGAACGTGAAGCCCAGTTGTTTTTCCTGCTCGCGCACTTCCTCGGCAAAGCCGACGAACCCGAGGCCGCCATAGGGATGCTCGGAACAACCCGCCGGGATCGGGAACGGCTTGCCACCCTGCTCCACGACATCGCTCATGGCCTTTTCCCAACTTGGCCGGATACCAATATCGAAACCTGCCGCGTCCAGTCGTACGTCAGCCCCCATGATGCGCGACATCTCGATGTTGCCCACCCGGTCATACACCGCGTCGGAATAATTCACCCAGTTTTCCTGCACCAGCACGCACTTCATGCCCAAGTGGGCAGCGACGGCAGCGACCTGGCGGGTCTGGTTCGACTGGATGCCGCCGATAG
This window encodes:
- a CDS encoding ABC transporter ATP-binding protein → MKKDIALELCDIRREFRINKGFFKPTATLKAVDGVSLRLMRGETLGLVGESGCGKSTLAKLLLGLLAPTSGDVLINGKHLAATDRKAMARHIQPIFQDPYSSLNPRKTLREIITLPLIVHDIGSPAERRKKTEAMLDVVGLPKRVIDSYPSQLSGGQRQRVAIARALIMRPDVLICDEPTSALDVSVQAQILNLLQDLKREFGLTYLLISHNLAVIEHLADRVAVMYLGRIVEERTRESLFAKPGHPYTRALLDSVLTPDPRLGIPEIGLHGTFPNPMSPPSGCAFHPRCPSCFAPCKTAYPANDPIIGGNVRCHLHDSPAQTLELVHS
- the mdeB gene encoding alpha-ketoglutarate dehydrogenase; protein product: MNLSNPHAQWPVQAVEDEEMAEWREALLSVAAHGGTDRAKQILDMLLAVASTSGIGWRPSHGTPYINTISVEQQPAFPGDLAMEERLASIMRWNALAMVARANHAYGELGGHIASYASAADLFEVGFNHFFKARTPTGGGDLVFYQPHSAPGVYARAFLEGRLEEKDLQHYRQEIGARANGARGLSSYPHPWLMPDFWQFPTGSMGIGPISSIYQARFMRYLEHRGLQNTSGRTVWGVFGDGEMDEPESMSALTLAAREGLDNLVWVVNCNLQRLDGPVRGNGRIIDELEALFGGAGWNVIKLVWGSDWDRLFARDKDGALVRALSATVDGQFQTFAAKDGRFNREHFFGQDAALADLAEGLTDEQIDRLKRGGHDLVKIFAAYQSAMLEGKKPTVILAQTKKGFGMGDAGQGKMTVHQQKKLDSEALIAFRNRFNLPLTDEQATSLSFFKPSDDSAEMRYLHARRRALGGYLPARSSACASLAVPDVNSYAGFAIAAQGKEMSTTMAFVRMLSGLLRDKQLGPRIVPIVADEARTFGMASLFKQIGIYSSVGQRYEPEDIGSILSYREALDGQILEEGISEAGAISSWVAAATSYSVHGLPMLPFYIYYSMFGFQRIGDLIWAAADQRARGFLLGATAGRTTLGGEGLQHQDGNSHVMASMVPNCRAYDPAFAGEFAVILDHGMRQMLERQVDEFYYVTLMNENYPQPNLPEGVEQAIIQGMYLFARHEVEDARGRVQLLGSGAILREVIAAAELLASDWGIDSQVWSVTSFTELARDAREVERRNRLHPGQPAKCSHVQECLHDSTPIIACTDYVRALPQLIASYLDGHYTVLGTDGFGRSDTRSQLRRFFEVDRHQIVLSALTSLVHEGRLDASVCAEAIERYAIDVDAVAPWDA
- a CDS encoding 1-aminocyclopropane-1-carboxylate deaminase, with translation MNLNRFKRYPLTFGPSPITPLKRLSAHLGGKVELYAKREDCNSGLAFGGNKTRKLEYLIPEAIEQGCDTLVSIGGIQSNQTRQVAAVAAHLGMKCVLVQENWVNYSDAVYDRVGNIEMSRIMGADVRLDAAGFDIGIRPSWEKAMSDVVEQGGKPFPIPAGCSEHPYGGLGFVGFAEEVREQEKQLGFTFDYIVVCSVTGSTQAGMVVGFAADGRSKNVIGIDASAKPEKTKAQILRIARHTAELVELGREITEEDVVLDTRFAYPEYGLPNDGTLEAIRLCGSLEGVLTDPVYEGKSMHGMIEMVRRGEFPEGSKVLYAHLGGAPALNAYSFLFRNG
- a CDS encoding ABC transporter permease; translated protein: MSTPTTLAINDYLPPPSSLSRVLGKSFRHRGFAIGAVLLLIIFAGALFAPWLAPYDPYAQDVMLRMKPPVWMANGTWEYVLGTDKLGRDYLSRLLYGARISLFIGIAAALISGFIGTVMGLLAGYYGGKVDAFISYLITTRLAMPVVMVALASASLMGGSLKVVIVLLGCLLWDRFAVVVRASVQQIRDAEYVASAQALGCSTLRILVSEILPNLVGALIVVATLEMAHAILLESALSFLGVGVQPPTPSWGLMIAEGKPYMFFSPWVIAIPGVALMILVLGINLVGDGLRDLILPDGRN
- a CDS encoding ABC transporter ATP-binding protein yields the protein MALLHVENLRVDIPMGNSPTPDDMLHAVRGLDFEVERGEMLCIVGESGCGKSLTSLALMDLLPRKARRTASRLTLDGIDMLGQSERRMCDLRGNRLAMIFQEPMTSLNPAYSIGDQLSEVLTQHRKVSRKDALARAAQMLEKVGISNAAERLRQYPHQLSGGLRQRVIIAMALMCEPDLIIADEPTTALDVTIQAQILRLIRDIQKELGLAVIFITHDLGLVARIADRVAVMYAGEIVETAPARQLFENPQHPYTRGLLASIPIPGRTKPGEALGSIPGLVPSLVGEQQGCAFRNRCAQAITACAQDIPEIEQDGHMARCLFAAPAPAPIRLQERARS
- a CDS encoding M20 family metallopeptidase, producing the protein MSRSLAISNTTEQFDNGAFFNLLERSVALHTESQATDSRPELYRYLHEFITPHVEAMGFSVKIYDNPVAERGPFMIATRIEHPELPTVLSYGHGDVVRGYDAQWREGLSPWQVIAEGDRWYGRGTADNKGQHLINLTALEQTLKARDGKLGFNVKLLLEMGEEEGSPGLNAFCAAHSKELAADVFIASDGPRLAASRPTIFLGSRGVFNFELVVNLREGAHHSGNWGGLLANPGIILANAIASMVDEHGRVKVAGLMPESLPEPVRQALADIDVGGGPGDPDIDANWGNPELSLSEKVFGWNTLDVIAFKTGNPDAPVHAIPGKANAHCHIRFVVNSDYTTFIPAVRAHLDAHGFSNVEVKQSRIDVMHATRLDPQSPWVNWALSSLAQTTGKKPALLPNLGGSLPNDVFADVLGLPTLWVPHSYPACSQHAPNEHLLAPVVKESLQIMAGLFWDLGNDAARLTQEHQLREQAQ
- a CDS encoding M20 family metallopeptidase, producing MSATAQQALDWLADQRPAMEALLQRIVDTDSNSYDKAGVDAVGALLAAELEADGILLKRMPVESFGDVMLAEVPGEPGKPVLLLGHRDTVFPKGTTTTRGYSRDGNLAFGPGVADMKGGLVLNCFALKALKRAGALPYPVQVLYTGDEEIGSGSARTHIEHAARAARAVLNTEPGRASGNVVSARKGGATLIIEVSGRAAHAGVNHADGASAIEALARKIVKLHALTDYSAGITTNVGLISGGTSSNTVAPSACARLDVRFIELKHWDQILSAILAIVAEEELIGTHAILKEATTFLPMEARHSERLLQIYQQKALALGFSVEGEFTGGCADSGFTASLGIPTLCGLGPVGGKVHTNREYLELDTLVPRAQALVATILAVGESG